In a single window of the Frondihabitans peucedani genome:
- the nagB gene encoding glucosamine-6-phosphate deaminase, which produces MEIIILPTPADVGRVAADLIASVVRAKPAAVLGLATGSSPLDIYRSLAARVASGDLDVSEASGFALDEYVGIPLEHPESYASVIARDVVGPLGMDPARVRVPDGRAADIEAATADYDRAIAEAGGVDIQILGIGANGHIGFNEPTSSFSSRTRIKTLAPSTREANARFFDDPDDVPTHCLTQGLGTILEARHVVLVAQGAGKADAVAAAVEGPLSAMCPGSALQLHQHATVIVDEAAASRLTLAEYYRYTYANKPAFQRFE; this is translated from the coding sequence GTGGAGATCATCATCCTGCCCACCCCCGCCGACGTCGGCCGGGTCGCGGCCGACCTCATCGCGTCGGTCGTCCGCGCGAAGCCCGCGGCCGTCCTCGGCCTGGCCACCGGGTCGTCGCCGCTCGACATCTACCGGTCGCTCGCGGCCCGCGTCGCCTCGGGCGACCTCGACGTCTCCGAGGCGTCGGGCTTCGCCCTCGACGAGTACGTCGGCATCCCGCTCGAGCACCCCGAGTCGTACGCCTCCGTGATCGCGCGCGACGTCGTGGGGCCGCTCGGGATGGACCCGGCGAGGGTCCGCGTGCCCGACGGCCGGGCCGCCGACATCGAGGCCGCGACCGCCGACTACGACCGGGCGATCGCCGAGGCGGGCGGCGTCGACATCCAGATCCTCGGCATCGGGGCCAACGGCCACATCGGCTTCAACGAGCCGACGTCGTCGTTCTCGTCGCGCACCCGGATCAAGACGCTCGCGCCGTCGACCCGCGAGGCGAACGCCCGCTTCTTCGACGACCCGGACGACGTGCCGACGCACTGCCTCACGCAGGGCCTCGGCACGATCCTGGAGGCCCGCCACGTCGTGCTCGTCGCCCAGGGCGCGGGCAAGGCGGACGCCGTCGCCGCTGCCGTCGAGGGGCCGCTGTCGGCGATGTGCCCCGGGTCGGCGCTGCAGCTGCACCAGCACGCCACGGTGATCGTCGACGAGGCGGCCGCGAGTCGCCTGACGCTCGCCGAGTACTACCGGTACACGTACGCCAACAAGCCGGCGTTCCAGCGGTTCGAATGA
- a CDS encoding N-acyl-D-amino-acid deacylase family protein, whose translation MSEGSRRAFRPETPVVPRDPSRDAGDDDAFVVRGGLVHDGSGADPVRADVVVRGGVVVEVVPRGPVRAEPVRAEPVRAEPGRDLRVVDATGLEILPGFIDVHSHDDAALFREGGLDPKLGQGVTTTVIGNCGLGVAPSSPALVDSAGPVLGAFPARSWAAFGDYLATVAAEARAVNSVALVPHAPLRIAVMGPDRRPATPAETDRLAGLAADALDAGAAGVSLGLMYSPGDSAEPPELLALARAAAARGRLLVAHIRNEADHLLASLDELADLGRETGAAVHVSHLKVTGPRNAGSMPRVIDHLDSLRASGVDVTADVYPYDAGSTTVMSLFPPWAQEGGAAGLVARLGDPGERAAVLASLTGEWSGTALENQWRAVGPSRIVLAGFADPALEAFEGSSIAAIATQLGVDPREALADLVVETGAQLTVIVFHTDEAGMRQALAWPHALVGSDGLPRETGSVHPRLSGTFSRALTLGVLPRGDMIRKTTHDAAVRFGIAGRGRIAPGSAADLQLVDAAAYRDRATYASPRLSPAGLRAVFVNGRLASDGRAGRFLPAG comes from the coding sequence ATGAGCGAGGGCTCGCGCCGCGCGTTCCGGCCCGAGACACCGGTCGTGCCGCGTGACCCGAGCCGCGATGCGGGGGACGACGACGCGTTCGTCGTCCGCGGCGGCCTCGTGCACGACGGGAGCGGTGCCGACCCCGTCCGCGCGGACGTCGTGGTGCGCGGCGGGGTCGTGGTGGAGGTCGTGCCCCGGGGCCCGGTGCGCGCCGAGCCGGTGCGCGCCGAGCCGGTGCGCGCCGAGCCCGGGCGCGACCTCCGGGTGGTCGACGCGACGGGCCTCGAGATCCTGCCCGGCTTCATCGACGTGCACTCGCACGACGACGCCGCGCTGTTCCGGGAGGGCGGCCTCGACCCGAAGCTCGGGCAGGGCGTCACGACGACCGTGATCGGCAACTGCGGGCTCGGCGTCGCCCCGTCGTCGCCCGCGCTGGTGGACTCTGCCGGGCCGGTCCTCGGAGCGTTCCCCGCGCGATCCTGGGCGGCCTTCGGCGACTACCTCGCCACGGTCGCCGCCGAGGCCCGCGCGGTCAACAGCGTCGCGCTCGTCCCGCACGCGCCCCTCCGCATCGCCGTGATGGGCCCCGACCGCCGCCCCGCGACGCCCGCCGAGACCGACCGCCTCGCCGGACTCGCGGCCGACGCCCTCGATGCCGGTGCCGCGGGCGTCTCCCTCGGCCTCATGTACTCGCCCGGCGACTCCGCCGAGCCTCCCGAGCTCCTCGCCCTCGCGCGGGCCGCCGCCGCGCGGGGCCGCCTGCTCGTGGCGCACATCCGCAACGAGGCCGACCACCTGCTGGCCAGCCTCGACGAGCTCGCCGATCTCGGCCGGGAGACCGGCGCGGCCGTGCACGTCAGCCACCTCAAGGTGACCGGGCCCCGGAACGCAGGATCCATGCCCCGCGTCATCGACCACCTCGACTCCCTCCGCGCCTCGGGCGTCGACGTCACGGCCGACGTCTACCCGTACGACGCGGGCTCGACGACCGTCATGTCGCTGTTCCCGCCCTGGGCGCAGGAGGGCGGCGCGGCCGGGCTCGTGGCGCGACTCGGCGATCCGGGGGAGCGGGCGGCGGTGCTGGCCAGCCTGACCGGGGAGTGGAGCGGCACCGCGCTCGAGAACCAGTGGCGGGCCGTCGGGCCGTCGCGGATCGTGCTGGCGGGGTTCGCCGATCCTGCGCTCGAGGCCTTCGAGGGGTCGTCGATCGCGGCCATCGCGACGCAGCTCGGCGTCGACCCCCGGGAGGCCCTGGCCGACCTCGTCGTCGAGACGGGCGCGCAGCTGACCGTGATCGTGTTCCACACCGACGAGGCGGGCATGCGCCAGGCGCTCGCCTGGCCGCACGCGCTCGTCGGGAGCGACGGGCTCCCGCGCGAGACCGGCAGCGTCCACCCGCGGCTCTCCGGGACGTTCTCTCGAGCGCTGACCCTCGGCGTGCTGCCCCGCGGCGACATGATCCGCAAGACGACGCACGACGCAGCGGTCCGCTTCGGGATCGCGGGTCGCGGCCGCATCGCGCCGGGCTCCGCCGCCGACCTGCAGCTCGTCGACGCCGCCGCCTACCGCGACCGCGCCACCTACGCGTCGCCCCGTCTGTCGCCCGCCGGGCTCCGGGCCGTCTTCGTGAACGGGCGCCTCGCCTCCGACGGGCGGGCCGGTCGCTTCCTGCCCGCCGGCTGA
- a CDS encoding ROK family transcriptional regulator, which yields MSDDVMTTAQEAAAPRRRRVSAKALPQHNRVHNRALILQALFHQGAMSRADLARQSGLTRPTVSVLVGELEADGIVSEIGQREDTRVGKPATLVEINRDAFHMIVLDLSSADRFVGAVVDLRGEIVERAEIEIDGAVREDAIARAIRLGERLSALTTRRILGIGVGSPGIVDDQGVVREALHLEWFDLALQERLGKHFQVPVRVANDANVAALGVHTFRDVPGLSLMVITIEHGVGVGLIIGGSLVEGEQFSAGEIGHVTVDTDSDGETGDLCTCGRRGCLEVVIGARYLSDRIEGLAESERDAALRSAGRALGVVTAPVISALNLNEVVLSGPSELLDGPFAEAALATVRARTLSVVGRGLSLRTTRGDTDLVFLGGASLVLRAELGVS from the coding sequence ATGTCGGACGACGTGATGACGACGGCCCAGGAGGCGGCAGCGCCCCGCCGGCGCCGAGTCTCGGCCAAGGCGCTCCCGCAGCACAACCGGGTGCACAACCGCGCGCTCATCCTGCAGGCCCTCTTCCACCAGGGCGCGATGAGCCGCGCCGACCTCGCCCGTCAGTCGGGTCTCACCCGCCCCACCGTGTCGGTGCTCGTCGGTGAGCTCGAGGCCGACGGCATCGTCTCCGAGATCGGCCAGCGCGAAGACACGCGCGTCGGCAAGCCGGCCACCCTCGTCGAGATCAACCGCGACGCGTTCCACATGATCGTCCTCGACCTCTCCAGCGCCGACCGCTTCGTCGGGGCCGTCGTCGACCTCCGCGGCGAGATCGTCGAGCGGGCCGAGATCGAGATCGACGGCGCCGTCCGAGAGGACGCGATCGCCCGGGCGATCCGGCTGGGGGAGCGGCTGTCGGCACTGACGACCCGGCGCATCCTGGGCATCGGGGTCGGCTCGCCCGGCATCGTCGACGACCAGGGGGTGGTCCGCGAGGCCCTGCACCTCGAGTGGTTCGACCTGGCACTCCAGGAGCGCCTCGGCAAGCACTTCCAGGTGCCGGTCCGCGTCGCCAACGACGCGAACGTCGCCGCCCTCGGGGTGCACACGTTCCGCGACGTCCCGGGCCTCAGCCTGATGGTGATCACCATCGAGCACGGCGTCGGCGTTGGGCTCATCATCGGCGGGTCGCTCGTCGAGGGCGAGCAGTTCTCCGCCGGCGAGATCGGCCACGTCACCGTCGACACCGACTCCGACGGCGAGACCGGCGACCTCTGCACCTGCGGGCGCCGCGGCTGCCTCGAGGTCGTCATCGGCGCGCGCTACCTGAGCGACCGCATCGAGGGGCTCGCCGAGAGCGAGCGCGACGCGGCCCTCCGCTCGGCCGGCCGCGCCCTCGGGGTCGTCACCGCACCCGTCATCAGCGCGCTCAACCTCAACGAGGTCGTGCTCTCCGGGCCGTCCGAGCTGCTCGACGGCCCGTTCGCCGAGGCCGCGCTCGCCACCGTCCGGGCTCGCACGCTGTCCGTCGTCGGCCGCGGCCTGTCGCTCCGCACGACCCGCGGCGACACCGACCTCGTCTTCCTGGGCGGCGCATCGCTGGTGCTCCGCGCCGAGCTCGGCGTCTCCTGA
- a CDS encoding carbohydrate ABC transporter permease: MTTTAPAGTGTEATEPLLVDASSPAGRLAKAAPRPRRRRKVRWISSTIAIVFSIVWIFPVYWMVNTAFKPRTEAMTAVPEFFPGHPTLHNFAVAFTQGDFVLYLRNSVIVVAGAVILSILLGLFASAALSRFTFRGRRTIMVFILVVQMLPATALLIPQFLIFSRIGLIGTYGGLMLAYVGAVLPFTIWVMRGFFLAIPMEVEEAARIDGATTWQVLTRVLFPLVMPGIIASSVFAFIAAWNDYLVAYTFMQDQSRYTLPVWLASFTTQTTGTDFGGQMAASVLFSLPVVVFFMIIQRNLVSGMSAGAVKG, from the coding sequence GTGACCACGACAGCACCCGCGGGCACCGGCACCGAGGCGACCGAGCCCCTCCTCGTCGACGCCTCCTCACCTGCCGGCCGCCTCGCGAAGGCGGCTCCCCGCCCGCGCCGCCGCCGGAAGGTCCGCTGGATCTCCAGCACCATCGCGATCGTCTTCTCGATCGTCTGGATCTTCCCGGTCTACTGGATGGTCAACACGGCCTTCAAGCCGCGCACCGAGGCGATGACCGCGGTGCCCGAGTTCTTCCCCGGCCACCCCACCCTCCACAACTTCGCGGTCGCGTTCACGCAGGGCGACTTCGTCCTCTACCTCCGGAACTCGGTGATCGTCGTCGCGGGGGCCGTGATCCTGTCGATCCTGCTCGGACTCTTCGCCTCGGCCGCGCTGTCGCGCTTCACGTTCCGAGGCCGCCGCACGATCATGGTGTTCATCCTCGTGGTGCAGATGCTGCCGGCGACCGCGCTCCTGATCCCGCAGTTCCTGATCTTCAGCAGGATCGGGCTCATCGGCACCTACGGCGGCCTGATGCTCGCCTACGTCGGGGCCGTGCTGCCCTTCACGATCTGGGTGATGCGCGGGTTCTTCCTGGCCATCCCGATGGAGGTCGAGGAGGCCGCCAGGATCGACGGGGCCACCACCTGGCAGGTGCTGACCCGCGTGCTCTTCCCGCTCGTCATGCCGGGCATCATCGCCTCCAGCGTCTTCGCGTTCATCGCCGCGTGGAACGACTACCTGGTCGCCTACACGTTCATGCAGGACCAGTCGCGCTACACCCTGCCCGTCTGGCTCGCGTCGTTCACCACCCAGACCACCGGCACGGACTTCGGCGGGCAGATGGCCGCCTCGGTGCTGTTCTCGCTCCCCGTCGTCGTGTTCTTCATGATCATCCAACGCAATCTGGTGTCCGGCATGTCCGCCGGCGCCGTGAAGGGATAG
- a CDS encoding extracellular solute-binding protein, whose protein sequence is MRKSKIATVGALGLAAVLALSACSSGGTTSAGGGGVKSVPDVKGSGKTLKVWVMTGDYTPATIAAVNKEFTKKTGAKVDVQIQQWDGITTKISTALATSTPPDVLDLGNTQVASYAANGALLDLTPYKKDLAQGQTWLTGLSEPATVDEKLYGLPGFAGARAVIYNKTMWAKAGVTTAPTTYDELTADLDKVAAANKSTADFSPFYLPGQYWYAGMQFVWDAGGSIATASGSTWKAGFTSSKAQKGLADFTSFQNTYSSAASRTLDTDSPDQDQIFADGKTSAILHTNGAIGLIQKANPALKDADLGSFPFPGKSGKTQPVMLGGSDWGISAKSKNSDLALAWAKIAASPSIQSKWVYGNDGWIPNSTEGIKAADSSLSDLNKGFFNAALNSKATPASGNWANLEGDKSINQLFGAIASGSKAPEAAAKSFDSAAEKQLNAK, encoded by the coding sequence GTGCGAAAGTCGAAGATCGCAACCGTCGGGGCCCTCGGCCTCGCCGCCGTCCTGGCGCTCAGCGCGTGCTCGAGCGGCGGGACGACCAGCGCGGGCGGCGGTGGCGTCAAGAGCGTCCCGGACGTCAAGGGCTCGGGCAAGACCCTCAAGGTGTGGGTCATGACGGGCGACTACACCCCCGCCACCATCGCCGCCGTGAACAAGGAGTTCACGAAGAAGACCGGCGCGAAGGTGGACGTCCAGATCCAGCAGTGGGACGGCATCACCACCAAGATCTCGACGGCGCTCGCCACCTCGACGCCGCCCGACGTGCTCGACCTCGGCAACACCCAGGTCGCCAGCTACGCCGCGAACGGCGCGCTCCTCGACCTGACGCCCTACAAGAAGGACCTCGCTCAAGGCCAGACCTGGCTGACCGGCCTCTCCGAGCCCGCGACCGTCGACGAGAAGCTCTACGGCCTGCCCGGCTTCGCCGGTGCCCGAGCGGTCATCTACAACAAGACGATGTGGGCGAAGGCCGGCGTCACGACCGCGCCCACCACCTACGACGAGCTCACGGCCGACCTCGACAAGGTCGCCGCCGCCAACAAGTCGACCGCCGACTTCTCGCCCTTCTACCTGCCCGGCCAGTACTGGTACGCCGGCATGCAGTTCGTCTGGGACGCGGGCGGGTCTATCGCCACGGCGAGCGGCAGCACCTGGAAGGCCGGCTTCACCTCGAGCAAGGCGCAGAAGGGCCTCGCCGACTTCACGAGCTTCCAGAACACCTACTCGTCGGCCGCGTCGCGGACCCTCGACACCGACAGCCCCGATCAAGACCAGATCTTCGCCGACGGCAAGACGAGCGCGATCCTGCACACGAACGGCGCCATCGGACTCATCCAGAAGGCCAACCCGGCCCTGAAAGACGCCGACCTCGGCAGCTTCCCGTTCCCGGGGAAGTCCGGGAAGACGCAGCCCGTCATGCTGGGCGGCTCCGACTGGGGCATCTCCGCCAAGTCGAAGAACAGCGATCTCGCGCTCGCCTGGGCCAAGATCGCGGCCAGCCCGTCGATCCAGTCGAAGTGGGTCTACGGCAACGACGGCTGGATCCCCAACAGCACCGAGGGCATCAAGGCGGCCGACTCGTCGCTGAGCGACCTCAACAAGGGCTTCTTCAACGCGGCGCTCAACTCGAAGGCCACGCCCGCCAGCGGCAACTGGGCGAACCTCGAGGGCGACAAGAGCATCAACCAGCTCTTCGGCGCCATCGCGTCCGGCTCCAAGGCGCCGGAGGCGGCGGCGAAGAGCTTCGACTCGGCGGCCGAGAAGCAGCTGAACGCCAAGTGA
- a CDS encoding alanine racemase, with protein sequence MGETSVMSNKVSFTGRGWPIPLAELPTPVLTIDTGVLTHNIETMAEWCRGAGVDLAPHGKTTMSPEIWRQQLDAGAWGITVATAYQAEVAREAGVQNVILAGTSFSPDALARLATPGAEVLMWVDSIAAVNLVDEALGRAGSARSLPILVELGAPGGRTGVRTIEGALAIATAVQEADNLVLAGVAGYEGALSHATDPAALRRIDDYLAGLIELRDRLDGDAFAEWLERGGDVVLTAGGSVYFDRVVDALGYRHDPRGERGARTRVVLRSGSYVTHDHDLYRRLTPFARTDATETFLPALDLWASVLSRPDPTLALLNVGRRDTADDEGLPLPIEAYRGVGDQARRIPGAVDGARVTGLNDQHAFVSLPADSALAVGDLVRLGISHPCTTIDKWSEIATIPDGRGGSRGLPAVTGSLVTRF encoded by the coding sequence ATGGGCGAGACCTCCGTGATGTCGAACAAGGTGTCGTTCACCGGGCGGGGGTGGCCGATCCCGCTCGCGGAGCTGCCCACGCCGGTGCTCACGATCGACACCGGCGTGCTGACGCACAACATCGAGACGATGGCCGAGTGGTGCCGCGGCGCCGGGGTCGACCTCGCCCCGCACGGCAAGACGACCATGTCTCCCGAGATCTGGCGCCAGCAGCTCGACGCCGGGGCCTGGGGCATCACGGTCGCCACCGCCTACCAGGCCGAGGTCGCGCGGGAGGCCGGCGTGCAGAACGTCATCCTCGCCGGCACGAGCTTCTCGCCCGACGCGCTCGCGCGGCTCGCCACCCCCGGTGCCGAGGTGCTGATGTGGGTCGACTCCATCGCGGCCGTGAACCTCGTCGACGAGGCGCTCGGCAGGGCCGGCTCGGCCCGGAGCCTGCCGATCCTGGTCGAGCTCGGAGCCCCCGGCGGACGCACCGGCGTCCGGACGATCGAGGGGGCCCTGGCGATCGCGACGGCCGTGCAGGAGGCCGACAACCTCGTGCTCGCGGGCGTCGCGGGCTACGAGGGCGCGCTCAGCCACGCGACCGATCCTGCCGCCCTCCGCCGGATCGACGACTACCTGGCCGGCCTGATCGAGCTCCGCGACCGCCTCGACGGCGACGCCTTCGCCGAGTGGCTCGAGCGCGGCGGCGACGTCGTCCTGACCGCGGGCGGCAGCGTGTACTTCGACCGCGTCGTCGACGCGCTGGGGTACCGGCACGACCCCCGCGGCGAGCGCGGCGCCCGGACCCGCGTGGTGCTCCGCTCGGGGTCGTACGTCACCCACGACCACGACCTGTACCGGCGGCTCACGCCGTTCGCCCGCACCGACGCGACCGAGACGTTCCTGCCCGCGCTCGACCTCTGGGCGAGCGTCCTCTCGAGGCCCGACCCCACGCTGGCGCTGCTCAACGTCGGCCGACGCGACACCGCCGACGACGAGGGGCTGCCGCTTCCGATCGAGGCCTACCGGGGCGTGGGCGACCAGGCGCGCAGGATCCCGGGCGCCGTCGACGGGGCCCGGGTCACCGGCCTCAACGACCAGCACGCCTTCGTGTCGCTGCCCGCCGACTCCGCGCTCGCCGTCGGCGACCTCGTGCGGCTCGGCATCTCGCACCCGTGCACGACCATCGACAAGTGGAGCGAGATCGCCACGATCCCCGACGGCCGGGGCGGGTCGCGGGGTCTGCCCGCCGTGACCGGGAGCCTCGTGACGCGCTTCTAG
- a CDS encoding sugar ABC transporter permease, translated as MAVTTLAPGFRMKKKRSLAPVWLLSPAGVVILAVLVAPIVYLVFTSFTDTDQRTLYTGAFSSVGVSNYLGLLADPAFWWSLVRTVLFTAAMVVGSIAIGTGVSHLLTRLGVILRYVVTIVLIFAWGMPNVASSLVWKWLFQPGYGVVNWLLTQVHVFGDMTNVDWSNDAFLSYTSIWLLIVWQAVPFIALTLYAAETQIPTELKEAARLDGASEWKVYRIITLTFLKPTLLLVTILSVIWDYNVFNQIWLVSQGGPDDATSTLGVFTYKTAFVGFELGQGAAISVVTTLILLILTVFYIRNLIRSGEDL; from the coding sequence GTGGCCGTCACGACCCTCGCTCCCGGCTTCCGGATGAAGAAGAAGCGCTCCCTCGCGCCGGTGTGGCTGCTGAGCCCCGCCGGCGTCGTGATCCTCGCCGTGCTGGTGGCGCCCATCGTCTACCTCGTCTTCACGTCGTTCACCGACACCGACCAGCGGACCCTCTACACCGGCGCCTTCAGCTCGGTCGGCGTCTCCAACTACCTCGGGCTCCTGGCCGACCCGGCCTTCTGGTGGTCCCTGGTCCGCACGGTCCTGTTCACGGCGGCGATGGTCGTCGGCAGCATCGCGATCGGCACCGGGGTCTCGCACCTCCTGACCCGGCTCGGCGTGATCCTGCGCTATGTAGTCACGATCGTGCTGATCTTCGCCTGGGGCATGCCGAACGTCGCCTCGTCGCTGGTCTGGAAGTGGCTGTTCCAGCCGGGCTACGGCGTCGTCAACTGGCTGCTCACGCAGGTGCACGTCTTCGGCGACATGACGAACGTCGACTGGTCGAACGACGCGTTCCTGTCGTACACGTCGATCTGGCTGCTGATCGTGTGGCAGGCCGTGCCGTTCATCGCGCTGACCCTCTACGCCGCCGAGACGCAGATCCCGACCGAGCTCAAGGAGGCCGCGCGCCTCGACGGCGCCTCCGAGTGGAAGGTGTACCGGATCATCACCCTGACGTTCCTCAAGCCGACCCTCCTGCTGGTCACGATCCTGTCGGTGATCTGGGACTACAACGTCTTCAACCAGATCTGGCTCGTCTCGCAGGGCGGCCCCGACGACGCCACGTCCACCCTCGGCGTCTTCACCTACAAGACGGCGTTCGTCGGCTTCGAGCTGGGCCAGGGGGCAGCGATCTCGGTCGTGACGACCCTGATCCTGCTGATCCTGACCGTCTTCTACATCCGCAACCTCATCCGATCGGGAGAAGACCTGTGA
- a CDS encoding beta-N-acetylhexosaminidase, which yields MISLLPAPDSLVTGTGVFVLDASTRIVAPDTLSGTVAWLQQALRPATGLPLREAEAGSSGHAVVLGLATDLRPSEYRLEVDADTVVLQGGDEAGVFHGVQTLLQLLPAAVYRKAPAPGAAWEIPAVTIVDAPRFGWRGAMLDVARHFLPKHDVLRFIDLMAMHKLNVLHWHLTEDQGWRIEITRYPRLTEVASWRKESQLGAGADAPGDGRPHGGFYTQDDIREVVAYAAARHIDVVPEIDVPGHSQAAIAAYPFLGIGGEAHPLEVGTRWGIIYDVLAMEESTVEFYRNVFDEVMDLFPSTYIGVGGDECPRDAWHDDPRTQEIMRERGFTDEAELQTWFIQRLDEHITARGRRIYGWDEILEGEISASATVASWRGMTGAITAARRGHDVVSCPDDQVYLDYRQSLDPEEPIPVSIPLTVEDVYAFEPVPEGLDEEERAHILGGQGNIWTEYMDSPRTIDYLVFPRLSALAEAVWTSGERDFAEFEPRLEKHLERLDAVGVEYRRSSGPLPWQKRPGVPGRPATHEERAAYIAEIVQNIAS from the coding sequence GTGATCTCGCTCCTCCCCGCGCCCGACTCGCTCGTCACCGGCACCGGGGTCTTCGTCCTCGACGCCTCCACCCGCATCGTCGCGCCCGACACGCTGTCCGGGACGGTCGCCTGGCTCCAGCAGGCCCTCCGTCCGGCGACCGGGCTGCCGCTCCGCGAGGCCGAGGCAGGGTCATCAGGACACGCCGTGGTCCTCGGCCTGGCCACCGACCTGCGGCCCTCGGAGTACCGGCTCGAGGTCGACGCCGACACGGTGGTGCTCCAGGGCGGCGACGAGGCCGGCGTGTTCCACGGGGTCCAGACGCTCCTGCAGCTGCTCCCGGCGGCCGTCTACCGGAAGGCGCCCGCCCCCGGCGCCGCGTGGGAGATCCCGGCCGTCACAATCGTCGACGCACCGCGCTTCGGCTGGCGCGGGGCGATGCTCGACGTGGCGCGGCACTTCCTGCCGAAGCACGACGTCCTGCGCTTTATCGACCTGATGGCGATGCACAAGCTGAACGTCCTGCACTGGCACCTCACCGAAGACCAGGGCTGGCGCATCGAGATCACGCGCTACCCGCGACTGACCGAGGTCGCCTCGTGGCGGAAGGAGTCGCAGCTCGGCGCCGGCGCGGACGCCCCCGGCGACGGCCGCCCGCACGGCGGCTTCTACACGCAGGACGACATCCGCGAGGTCGTGGCGTACGCGGCCGCCCGTCACATCGACGTCGTCCCCGAGATCGACGTCCCCGGCCACTCGCAGGCGGCGATCGCGGCCTATCCGTTCCTCGGCATCGGCGGCGAGGCGCACCCGCTCGAGGTCGGGACGCGCTGGGGCATCATCTACGACGTCCTGGCCATGGAGGAGTCGACCGTCGAGTTCTACCGGAACGTGTTCGACGAGGTCATGGACCTCTTCCCGAGCACCTACATCGGCGTCGGCGGAGACGAGTGCCCGCGCGACGCCTGGCACGACGACCCCCGGACGCAGGAGATCATGCGCGAGCGCGGCTTCACCGACGAGGCCGAGCTCCAGACCTGGTTCATCCAGCGGCTCGACGAGCACATCACCGCCCGCGGGCGCAGGATCTACGGCTGGGACGAGATCCTGGAGGGCGAGATCTCGGCCTCGGCCACCGTCGCCTCGTGGCGCGGCATGACCGGGGCGATCACGGCGGCCCGGCGCGGTCACGACGTCGTCTCGTGCCCCGACGACCAGGTCTACCTCGACTACCGGCAGTCGCTCGACCCGGAGGAGCCGATCCCCGTGTCGATCCCCCTGACCGTGGAGGACGTCTACGCCTTCGAGCCGGTCCCGGAGGGCCTCGACGAGGAGGAGCGCGCGCACATCCTCGGCGGCCAGGGCAACATCTGGACCGAGTACATGGACTCCCCGCGGACCATCGACTACCTCGTCTTCCCGCGCCTCTCGGCGCTCGCCGAGGCCGTCTGGACGTCGGGGGAGCGCGACTTCGCCGAGTTCGAGCCGCGCCTCGAGAAGCACCTCGAGCGGCTCGACGCCGTGGGGGTCGAGTACCGTCGCTCGTCGGGGCCGCTCCCGTGGCAGAAGAGGCCGGGCGTCCCGGGGCGTCCGGCCACGCACGAGGAGCGCGCCGCGTACATCGCGGAGATCGTCCAGAACATCGCCAGCTGA
- a CDS encoding RidA family protein, which yields MTDSKTPVVTDGAPTPMTTFSQGVRKGGVLSVSGQGPQDPLTGAYLFDGDLTSQTIRTLDNVRAVVEAAGGTFEDVLSLRVFLTKRSDFAEMNAAYADYLTEHVPSGVFPTRTTVFVELPNEAMLVEIDALAVLGR from the coding sequence ATGACCGACAGCAAGACCCCCGTCGTCACCGACGGAGCCCCGACGCCCATGACGACATTCTCGCAGGGCGTGCGGAAGGGCGGCGTGCTCTCGGTGTCGGGGCAGGGTCCGCAGGATCCCCTGACGGGCGCCTACCTGTTCGACGGAGACCTGACCTCGCAGACGATCCGCACCCTCGACAACGTGCGCGCCGTGGTCGAGGCGGCGGGCGGCACCTTCGAGGACGTCCTGTCGCTCCGCGTGTTCCTCACGAAGCGGAGCGACTTCGCCGAGATGAACGCCGCGTACGCCGACTACCTGACCGAGCACGTCCCGTCGGGAGTCTTCCCGACGCGCACCACCGTCTTCGTGGAGCTGCCGAACGAGGCGATGCTGGTCGAGATCGACGCGCTGGCCGTCCTCGGGCGCTGA